A genomic window from Tolypothrix sp. PCC 7910 includes:
- the pbpC gene encoding penicillin-binding protein 1C, which yields MKLTSRRLIQITQKFWRVLNRSQKGKVILALLLICLSVRLMPYFAPVRAKDILQNQLALQFSDRNGLPLGTLLTRDQEHTAVVPLNQVSPQFIQAILAAEDSSFYHHGALDLKAVARAIKEAIHAKKIVSGASTITMQLSRMLDPVPRNLSGKLQEIWLSWRLVAGMNKDEILSAYINRLPMGGNIYGVEAASRTYFSLPASDLNLAQASLLAAIPNNPTYFDPLEHWQRLKQRQKYVLNRMVQDGYITTSLAERAYIEKVVFQSRQRGIIAAPHFLFWLANQQSTPQGEGQIHTTIDRPLQQFVEAQVKQVLSSLAANNVHDAAALVIDNHTGEVLAYVGSPDYFNEAKLGRNDGVQALRQPGSTLKPFVYELALAKGVIRPNTILADVPAHYAIPGAKLYSPTDYTQRFLGPVRVRVALANSLNVPAVRVLEKVGVPAFLEHLHQLGFEHLNQTPEYYGLGLTLGSGEVSLWELARAYLTIAQQGKATSLISTFSQSPVPSPQSPVPNPQSPIPSPQSPVPSPQSPVPNPTTWQLITDMLRDNHARATAFGVDSVLNLPFPAAVKTGTSSNFRDTWTVGFTTDYTVATWVGNFTGEPMRQVSGVTGAAPLWNRIMLHLHEHQEPGNFLPPQGLVQLPICAISGLKPTPDCASVVQEYFYPEDKIAYENQQPGNLSPEYDEWLARQQQATFNTSNLRILSPNNGDLFLLYPGEQTSQKLEFKLIGKVVEPVEWRLNGEKLAIDSANSLFWYLRPGTWTLEAISGEKSDKVRFQVQVAKSKSTRRGFSVVNSQVNKYP from the coding sequence ATGAAACTAACTTCACGCAGGCTAATCCAAATTACGCAAAAATTTTGGCGAGTATTGAATCGCAGCCAAAAGGGTAAGGTAATCTTAGCTTTGCTGCTAATATGCTTGTCAGTGCGCTTAATGCCCTATTTTGCGCCAGTTCGGGCTAAAGATATTTTGCAAAATCAGCTAGCGTTGCAATTTAGCGATCGCAATGGGCTACCCTTAGGAACTTTACTCACCCGTGACCAAGAGCATACTGCTGTAGTCCCCTTAAATCAAGTTTCTCCCCAATTTATTCAGGCAATTTTAGCAGCAGAAGATAGCAGCTTCTATCATCATGGGGCATTAGATTTAAAAGCAGTAGCCCGCGCTATTAAAGAAGCAATTCACGCTAAAAAAATTGTCTCTGGTGCTTCCACAATTACCATGCAGTTGTCGCGGATGTTAGATCCTGTTCCACGCAATCTCTCAGGAAAGCTACAAGAAATTTGGCTATCTTGGCGGTTAGTAGCTGGGATGAATAAAGATGAAATTCTCTCTGCATATATCAATCGCTTACCAATGGGAGGAAATATCTACGGTGTGGAAGCCGCATCCCGGACTTATTTTTCTCTCCCAGCCAGTGATTTAAATCTTGCCCAAGCTAGTTTATTAGCAGCCATTCCCAATAATCCCACATATTTTGACCCGCTAGAACATTGGCAAAGGTTGAAGCAGCGTCAAAAATACGTCCTCAACCGTATGGTACAGGATGGTTATATTACTACCTCATTAGCCGAACGCGCCTATATAGAAAAAGTAGTATTTCAATCTCGCCAACGGGGAATTATTGCTGCACCCCACTTTTTATTTTGGTTAGCGAATCAGCAAAGCACCCCACAAGGGGAAGGTCAGATTCACACTACAATAGATAGACCTTTACAGCAATTTGTCGAAGCACAGGTAAAACAAGTACTTTCTTCACTGGCTGCAAATAACGTCCACGATGCAGCAGCTTTGGTAATTGACAACCACACAGGGGAAGTCTTGGCTTATGTCGGTTCCCCCGATTACTTTAATGAAGCCAAACTCGGACGCAATGATGGAGTACAGGCGCTACGTCAACCAGGTTCTACCCTCAAGCCGTTTGTTTATGAGTTGGCGTTAGCAAAAGGTGTCATCCGCCCGAATACAATTTTGGCAGATGTCCCAGCACATTACGCCATTCCCGGTGCCAAACTTTATAGCCCTACAGATTATACTCAAAGGTTTCTCGGCCCAGTGCGAGTGCGGGTGGCGTTGGCAAATTCCCTCAATGTCCCCGCTGTTAGGGTATTAGAAAAGGTAGGTGTACCAGCTTTCCTCGAACATCTGCATCAATTAGGCTTTGAACACCTCAATCAAACCCCCGAATATTATGGTTTAGGTTTAACTCTTGGTAGTGGCGAAGTCAGCCTTTGGGAATTAGCCAGGGCTTACCTCACCATAGCCCAACAAGGTAAAGCCACATCCCTAATTTCTACATTTTCCCAATCCCCAGTCCCCAGTCCCCAGTCCCCAGTCCCCAATCCCCAATCCCCAATCCCCAGTCCCCAATCCCCAGTCCCCAGTCCCCAATCCCCAGTCCCCAACCCAACAACATGGCAATTAATCACCGATATGTTGCGCGACAACCATGCCCGCGCCACAGCTTTTGGTGTAGATTCTGTATTAAATCTTCCTTTCCCAGCAGCAGTTAAAACTGGGACTTCTTCCAATTTCCGCGATACTTGGACTGTAGGCTTCACTACAGATTACACTGTCGCTACTTGGGTAGGAAATTTTACTGGCGAACCGATGCGCCAAGTATCAGGAGTGACTGGTGCAGCACCTTTGTGGAATCGGATTATGTTACATTTGCACGAACATCAAGAACCAGGAAATTTTCTTCCGCCTCAAGGTTTAGTGCAATTACCCATCTGTGCGATTTCTGGGTTAAAACCTACACCAGATTGCGCTTCTGTGGTGCAGGAATACTTTTATCCAGAAGACAAAATCGCCTACGAAAATCAACAACCAGGCAATTTATCGCCAGAATATGACGAATGGTTAGCCAGACAGCAACAAGCAACTTTTAATACTAGCAATTTGAGAATTCTATCTCCCAACAATGGCGATTTATTTTTGCTGTATCCAGGGGAACAAACAAGCCAGAAACTAGAGTTTAAGCTAATAGGAAAGGTAGTTGAGCCTGTAGAGTGGCGGTTAAATGGTGAAAAGCTAGCTATAGATTCAGCTAATTCTTTGTTTTGGTATTTGCGTCCTGGTACATGGACATTGGAAGCAATAAGTGGCGAAAAAAGCGACAAAGTCCGCTTTCAAGTGCAGGTAGCCAAAAGCAAATCTACAAGAAGAGGTTTTTCAGTTGTTAATTCTCAGGTGAATAAATATCCATAG
- a CDS encoding PEP-CTERM sorting domain-containing protein: protein MKVASFCAALLATTGIALAANSKPASAVTFGFNNITGGDTVGDAYNSNFSFDVSQSQSDSSKVIFKFLNSSPSTSTAAIKQFALSLDNSIAGLLSNIKVNVDNIGTVKFDSKVQNLPQSNLISGWVDEIFGGGTDGANKNSVQSGEVLGVSFTGKYTDVITALNTGKLQVGIHVGSLPINGASDSYISGNPSTKSVPEPATVFGLMAFGIGGFLTRRNGKNSKTKVIAAKVTV, encoded by the coding sequence ATGAAAGTCGCTTCATTCTGTGCTGCCCTCTTAGCAACAACAGGTATTGCTCTTGCTGCAAATTCTAAACCAGCTTCTGCTGTAACTTTTGGTTTTAACAACATCACTGGTGGTGATACAGTTGGTGATGCTTATAATTCCAACTTTTCATTTGATGTGAGCCAGAGTCAGAGTGATAGCAGTAAAGTTATTTTCAAATTTTTGAATAGTAGCCCTAGCACAAGTACTGCTGCTATAAAACAGTTTGCCTTAAGTTTAGATAACAGTATAGCTGGACTTCTATCTAATATAAAGGTGAATGTAGATAATATTGGTACTGTAAAATTCGATTCTAAAGTTCAAAATTTACCGCAAAGCAATTTAATTTCAGGATGGGTTGATGAAATATTTGGTGGTGGAACAGATGGTGCAAATAAAAATTCAGTGCAATCTGGTGAAGTTTTAGGTGTTAGTTTCACTGGTAAGTACACTGATGTTATTACCGCTCTTAATACTGGTAAACTTCAAGTTGGTATCCATGTCGGTAGTCTTCCAATTAATGGTGCAAGCGATTCTTACATAAGCGGCAATCCTTCTACTAAATCAGTTCCCGAACCTGCTACAGTTTTTGGTCTTATGGCTTTTGGTATTGGTGGATTTTTGACACGTAGGAATGGCAAAAATAGCAAAACAAAAGTTATTGCAGCAAAGGTAACAGTTTAA
- a CDS encoding SDR family oxidoreductase: protein MNSSLTRPFAVVTGASNGIGYELAKQFAQNGFDLLVTATGSSINEAAKAFESLGVKVETVQCDLATYDGVETLYNQIKDTNRAVDAIAINAGVGVGGDFARETDLQDELNLINLNVVSAVHLAKRVVKDMLESGKGRILFTSSIAAIMPGPFEAVYAASKAFIQSFSEGLRNELKNTGVSVTALMPGPTDTNFFHRAEMDDTKVGADQKDDPALVAKQGFEALMSGKDHIIAGSLKTKLQGAVSQVLPDTMNAEQHRQLSEPGSANK from the coding sequence ATGAATAGTTCGTTAACCCGACCCTTTGCTGTCGTCACTGGTGCTTCCAATGGCATCGGTTATGAACTCGCCAAACAGTTTGCTCAAAACGGTTTTGACCTTCTTGTTACAGCCACCGGATCGAGCATTAACGAAGCTGCTAAAGCTTTTGAGAGTTTGGGTGTGAAAGTTGAAACAGTACAGTGCGATTTGGCAACTTATGATGGTGTGGAGACACTCTACAATCAAATTAAAGATACTAATCGTGCAGTAGATGCGATCGCAATTAATGCTGGTGTTGGTGTTGGCGGTGACTTTGCGCGCGAAACTGACCTTCAGGATGAGCTGAATCTAATTAATCTCAATGTTGTCTCGGCTGTCCATCTCGCTAAACGAGTTGTAAAAGATATGCTAGAGAGCGGTAAGGGTCGAATTCTCTTCACTTCGTCCATTGCTGCCATCATGCCTGGGCCATTTGAGGCAGTTTACGCAGCTTCTAAAGCTTTCATACAATCTTTCTCCGAAGGGCTACGCAATGAATTAAAGAACACGGGTGTGAGCGTCACCGCACTCATGCCAGGCCCAACTGATACCAACTTTTTCCATCGTGCGGAGATGGATGACACCAAAGTAGGTGCAGATCAAAAGGACGATCCGGCACTTGTCGCTAAGCAAGGTTTTGAGGCATTGATGTCAGGTAAAGATCATATTATTGCAGGTTCCCTAAAAACCAAACTTCAGGGCGCTGTAAGTCAAGTTTTACCTGATACGATGAATGCTGAACAGCACCGTCAGCTGAGTGAGCCAGGTTCAGCCAATAAATAA
- a CDS encoding NuoF family protein, translated as MDLAELLEIAKKERASEKPVQVRCCMAAGCLSANSEAVKKSLDAAVTDAGLEEQVQVTGVGCMRLCCQGPLVEVKGEVKQSSVDKPVAEETLGTLYEKVVPEDAPSIIGTLTGGETTVQKGDLAQPFFTYQMPIVLENSGKVDPERIQSYIAAKGYQGLYHVLREKTPADVIDTITRSGLRGRGGAGYPTGVKWATVAKAKGDRKFVICNADEGDPGAFMDRSILESDPHRVLEGMAIAAYAVGANQGYIYVRAEYPTAINRLQIAIRQAQRLGILGTQIFDSRFDFKVDIRIGAGAYVCGEETALMASIEGKRGMPEPRPPYPAESGLWGYPTLINNVETYANISPIIRKGAEWFASIGTEKSKGTKVFALAGQITNTGLIEVPMGTPLELIVETMGGGVPNGGIVKAVQTGGPSGGCIPASAFNSPVDYESLAQLGSMMGSGGMIVMDQTTNMVDVARFFMEFCMDESCGKCIPCRVGTVQLHHLLTKISEGKASMTDLALLEELCETVKFTSLCGLGQSAPNPVFSTLRYFKEEYLALIKQGAKV; from the coding sequence ATGGATCTAGCTGAATTACTTGAAATTGCCAAGAAAGAACGTGCTTCTGAGAAACCAGTGCAAGTTCGCTGTTGTATGGCGGCGGGTTGTCTGTCTGCTAATTCCGAAGCTGTCAAGAAAAGTTTGGATGCAGCGGTGACAGATGCAGGTTTAGAAGAACAAGTGCAAGTAACTGGCGTTGGTTGTATGCGCTTGTGCTGTCAAGGGCCATTAGTTGAAGTTAAGGGAGAAGTTAAACAATCTTCAGTTGATAAACCAGTTGCAGAAGAAACCCTCGGTACGCTTTACGAAAAAGTTGTGCCAGAAGATGCACCATCGATTATCGGGACTTTAACTGGTGGCGAAACCACAGTGCAAAAAGGTGATTTGGCGCAGCCATTTTTTACCTATCAAATGCCAATTGTTTTAGAAAACAGTGGCAAAGTCGATCCCGAACGCATTCAATCTTATATTGCGGCTAAGGGTTATCAAGGGCTTTATCACGTGCTGCGGGAAAAAACTCCAGCAGATGTAATTGATACTATTACTCGCAGTGGTTTGCGGGGTAGAGGTGGTGCTGGTTATCCCACAGGGGTGAAATGGGCAACAGTTGCCAAAGCTAAAGGCGATCGCAAATTTGTAATTTGCAACGCCGATGAAGGAGATCCTGGTGCATTCATGGATCGCAGCATTTTAGAAAGCGATCCTCATCGCGTTTTAGAAGGAATGGCGATCGCAGCTTATGCTGTCGGTGCAAATCAAGGATACATCTACGTGCGCGCTGAATATCCTACCGCCATTAACCGCTTACAAATTGCCATTCGCCAAGCGCAACGTTTGGGTATTTTAGGCACTCAAATCTTTGATTCCCGCTTTGATTTTAAAGTTGATATCCGCATTGGTGCAGGTGCTTATGTTTGTGGTGAAGAAACTGCATTAATGGCATCTATCGAAGGTAAACGCGGTATGCCAGAACCTCGTCCTCCCTATCCGGCTGAGTCTGGTTTGTGGGGATATCCAACTTTAATTAACAACGTCGAAACCTACGCCAATATTTCACCAATTATTCGCAAAGGTGCTGAGTGGTTCGCCAGCATCGGTACAGAAAAAAGCAAAGGGACAAAAGTTTTCGCCCTTGCTGGTCAAATTACTAACACTGGTTTAATTGAAGTACCGATGGGAACGCCATTGGAACTGATTGTAGAAACAATGGGCGGTGGCGTACCAAATGGCGGTATAGTCAAAGCCGTACAAACAGGCGGCCCTTCCGGCGGATGTATACCCGCATCAGCTTTTAATAGTCCAGTAGATTATGAATCACTTGCCCAACTAGGTTCAATGATGGGTTCTGGTGGCATGATTGTCATGGATCAAACCACTAACATGGTTGATGTTGCCCGATTCTTCATGGAATTCTGCATGGATGAATCCTGCGGTAAATGCATTCCTTGTCGGGTAGGAACTGTGCAATTGCACCATTTATTAACCAAGATTAGTGAAGGCAAAGCCTCCATGACTGACTTAGCTTTGCTAGAAGAACTCTGTGAAACAGTGAAATTTACCAGCCTATGCGGTTTGGGACAGTCAGCACCCAATCCAGTATTCAGTACATTACGTTATTTCAAAGAAGAGTATTTAGCATTAATTAAACAAGGGGCAAAAGTTTAA
- the hoxE gene encoding bidirectional hydrogenase complex protein HoxE, whose translation MNSASAAQPKNSKTASSAIHASGDKRFKMLDATIKRYQYQQDALIEILHKAQELFGYLETDVLIYVAQSLKLPPSRVYGVATFYHLFSLAPSGAHSCVICTGTACYVKGAQTILTELEKSDNIRAGETTPDGQVSLLTARCLGACGIAPAVVFDGAVLGNQTAETVHDWIHRCSAECTKEG comes from the coding sequence ATGAATTCAGCATCTGCTGCTCAACCGAAAAACAGCAAAACAGCATCTTCAGCAATACACGCTAGTGGTGATAAACGCTTTAAGATGCTGGATGCAACTATTAAACGCTATCAGTATCAACAAGATGCACTCATTGAGATTCTGCATAAAGCGCAGGAACTCTTTGGCTATTTAGAAACAGATGTATTAATTTACGTTGCCCAAAGTTTAAAATTGCCACCTAGCCGAGTGTATGGTGTTGCGACTTTTTATCACTTATTTTCATTAGCACCAAGTGGCGCACATAGTTGCGTGATTTGTACGGGTACGGCTTGTTACGTCAAAGGCGCGCAAACGATTTTGACAGAGTTAGAAAAATCTGACAACATTCGCGCAGGTGAAACCACACCTGATGGACAAGTTTCATTGTTAACTGCAAGGTGTCTAGGTGCTTGTGGAATTGCACCAGCTGTAGTTTTTGATGGCGCTGTCTTAGGAAATCAAACTGCCGAAACGGTACACGACTGGATACACCGCTGCTCCGCAGAATGCACAAAGGAAGGCTAA
- a CDS encoding GerMN domain-containing protein: MKNQHDHSIQHEYLIGFMLLLLMVVGGSALWAWQTTKPHANSTTNSSQFDNSSLSQVPPRIVSPSKEQVNVSHPARKLVPKVQPAAIQLQPQTYWVKVEGTKIVLVPQLVTVQDKASREVALKAALDNMLNSPQTNNLSTTIPAGTKLLGLQITPTGVDVNLSGEFASGGGTSSMVYRVAQVLYTASSLEPNAKVFISVDGKLLDENYPLGGEGITLKSPLTRKEFTEDFSIER, from the coding sequence ATGAAAAACCAACACGATCATTCTATCCAACATGAATACCTAATTGGTTTTATGCTACTCCTGCTTATGGTAGTTGGAGGAAGTGCTTTGTGGGCGTGGCAAACCACAAAACCTCATGCTAATTCAACTACTAATTCTTCCCAATTCGATAATTCCTCGCTTTCACAGGTTCCACCCAGAATAGTTTCTCCATCAAAAGAACAAGTAAATGTTTCTCATCCAGCAAGAAAATTAGTGCCAAAAGTTCAACCAGCCGCTATACAATTACAACCTCAAACTTATTGGGTAAAAGTTGAGGGAACAAAAATAGTTTTAGTGCCGCAGTTGGTTACTGTTCAAGATAAAGCTTCTAGAGAAGTGGCATTAAAAGCAGCGCTGGATAATATGCTTAACAGTCCTCAAACTAATAATTTGAGTACTACAATTCCCGCAGGTACTAAATTATTAGGTTTGCAAATTACCCCTACAGGAGTTGATGTCAACTTGTCAGGTGAATTTGCCTCTGGAGGTGGGACAAGTTCAATGGTTTATCGAGTTGCTCAAGTTTTATACACAGCTAGCAGTCTCGAGCCAAATGCTAAGGTTTTTATCTCAGTAGATGGAAAGCTACTGGATGAAAATTATCCTCTTGGCGGTGAAGGTATAACTTTAAAATCACCTCTAACTCGAAAAGAATTCACTGAAGATTTTTCTATTGAAAGATGA
- a CDS encoding beta-lactamase hydrolase domain-containing protein, with protein MDTIRKINNELTIAGQISSEELKKLADEGYKSVLNLRSPDEIGFQSSEQFYTQLLGLHYANLPIRITEINPSSTTQVFQTISELPKPTLIHCDSSVRAIAMVLMYLATRQGMSLEQAFKQAENLGLLDDAIKVKI; from the coding sequence ATGGATACAATCAGAAAAATTAACAACGAATTAACTATTGCCGGACAAATTAGCTCAGAAGAATTGAAAAAACTTGCTGATGAGGGTTATAAGTCTGTACTAAATTTGCGATCGCCTGACGAAATAGGTTTCCAAAGCAGCGAGCAGTTTTATACGCAGTTGCTAGGATTACATTATGCTAATCTGCCAATAAGAATTACAGAAATTAATCCTTCAAGTACAACCCAAGTATTTCAAACTATTTCCGAGCTACCTAAACCTACTTTAATTCATTGTGATAGCTCCGTGCGCGCCATCGCAATGGTATTAATGTATCTTGCTACCAGACAAGGTATGTCTTTAGAACAAGCCTTTAAGCAAGCAGAGAACTTGGGTTTATTAGATGATGCAATCAAGGTTAAAATTTGA
- a CDS encoding cation-transporting P-type ATPase produces the protein MASSHQPIWTLPVEEVYESLGSATNGLSADEAQRRFTQFGANELPEPAHRPLWLRFTDQLTHFMALLLWVAGTLAFISRTPELGWAIWAVILINAIFSFWQEFQAEQALSALKKVLPMQVKVYRDGELKQIAARELVRGDVMQLEEGDRISADARLVSAESLYLDVSVMTGESLPVARNAYPVRLREAVPIRGGQTLLRPGEQPMQEKVNPSEIANLVLAGSTVAAGRAVAVVYATGAQTEFGQVAHLTTEVKREPSTLEVQVARIVRIITAIAVSMGIIVFLLAYFLVGIEVKESFIFAIGIIVALVPEGLLPTVTLSLAIGVRRMARRNALVRRLSSVETLSATTVICTDKTGTLTKNEMTVRYLWLPEESHPSSTQALIEVTGAGYDPTVGKVKLPSDTAVNWKANLLLIGSALCSNARLVHLTTPSRWQEIGDPTEAALLVAAAKGGLNLENLQQQLPRLREIPFDSRRLMMTVVLNWQAAELWQDELPYLAFTKGAPLEVLKHCHTILHNGVVQELTHEAWDDVVQANDDLARQGFRVLGLAARRGSQELLDLKAQDLEQNLIFIGLVAMFDPPREEVADAIAKCHQAGIKVTMVTGDYGLTAEAIARNIGLVTDKVRVVTGEGMGHISDAQLRQIVKYREGLVFARMSPEHKLRLVQAYKDIGEVVAVTGDGVNDAPALRAANIGIAMGLNGTDVAREAADIVLTDDNFATIVAAVEQGRSVYQNIRKFMTYILASNVAELVPFLLMVTLKIPPALIIMQILIVDLGTDIIPALALGAERAEAGTMQMPPRTKSKPLLDRSLLLRAYCFLGLIEAALGMAGFFMVWQSYGYNLASLQAIAPAILSRTADPAIALIYAQATTMTLAIIVACQDGNVFACRSERTSILRLGFFSNPFIWLGIATEWTLIIAIIEIPPLRHIFSTSPLTLWQWLFLLICPPLLLGAEELRKTWLRKRRRRSIHLSSI, from the coding sequence ATGGCATCGTCTCATCAACCTATCTGGACATTACCTGTTGAAGAGGTCTATGAGTCGCTAGGGAGCGCTACCAATGGCTTATCGGCAGATGAAGCTCAACGAAGATTTACACAATTCGGCGCAAACGAGTTACCTGAACCGGCTCATCGTCCTCTATGGCTGCGTTTTACTGATCAACTCACTCATTTCATGGCTTTGTTGCTCTGGGTTGCAGGTACTTTAGCGTTTATTTCTCGAACACCTGAACTTGGCTGGGCCATTTGGGCGGTAATTTTGATCAACGCTATCTTTAGCTTTTGGCAGGAGTTTCAAGCAGAACAAGCGCTATCGGCTTTAAAAAAAGTATTGCCGATGCAGGTGAAAGTGTATCGGGATGGCGAACTGAAGCAAATCGCCGCGCGGGAGTTGGTGCGTGGCGATGTTATGCAGTTAGAAGAAGGCGATCGCATTTCTGCTGATGCACGTTTGGTTTCTGCGGAAAGCTTGTATTTAGATGTATCGGTGATGACAGGTGAATCTCTACCTGTGGCGCGCAATGCTTACCCGGTAAGGCTGCGAGAAGCAGTACCGATTCGTGGTGGTCAAACTTTGCTACGTCCAGGTGAGCAGCCGATGCAAGAAAAGGTGAATCCCTCGGAAATTGCCAATCTGGTGTTAGCCGGTTCGACTGTCGCCGCCGGACGAGCTGTAGCGGTGGTTTATGCTACGGGTGCTCAAACAGAGTTTGGGCAGGTAGCCCATTTAACAACAGAGGTAAAACGGGAACCCAGCACCTTAGAAGTTCAGGTTGCCCGCATCGTGCGAATTATCACTGCGATCGCTGTCAGCATGGGAATAATTGTGTTCTTGCTGGCGTATTTTTTGGTGGGGATTGAGGTAAAAGAAAGCTTTATTTTTGCGATCGGCATCATTGTGGCACTTGTGCCAGAAGGATTATTACCAACAGTCACTTTATCCTTGGCGATTGGTGTCCGACGCATGGCCAGGCGCAATGCTTTGGTGCGGCGGCTGTCATCTGTGGAAACTCTTAGCGCTACCACTGTGATTTGCACCGATAAGACAGGGACGCTGACAAAAAATGAAATGACGGTGCGCTATCTCTGGTTACCCGAGGAGTCTCATCCTTCTAGTACCCAGGCTTTGATTGAGGTCACAGGTGCAGGTTACGATCCTACAGTTGGTAAGGTCAAATTACCATCAGATACCGCAGTCAACTGGAAAGCAAATCTTTTACTCATCGGTTCTGCCCTTTGTTCTAACGCCCGCCTGGTTCACCTCACTACCCCTAGCCGTTGGCAAGAAATTGGCGATCCCACAGAAGCCGCCTTGTTAGTAGCAGCCGCCAAAGGGGGATTGAATTTAGAAAATTTGCAACAGCAGTTACCTCGTTTACGCGAAATTCCCTTTGATTCCCGCCGTCTGATGATGACAGTGGTGTTAAATTGGCAAGCTGCGGAGTTATGGCAAGATGAATTGCCCTATTTAGCTTTTACTAAAGGTGCCCCTCTAGAAGTTTTGAAGCATTGCCATACAATTCTCCACAATGGTGTTGTACAGGAATTAACCCATGAGGCTTGGGATGATGTTGTCCAAGCCAATGATGATTTAGCAAGGCAAGGATTCCGCGTTTTGGGATTGGCGGCGCGTCGCGGTAGCCAAGAGTTACTGGATCTTAAAGCCCAGGATTTAGAGCAAAACCTGATTTTTATTGGATTGGTGGCGATGTTCGATCCGCCTCGAGAGGAAGTAGCCGATGCGATCGCTAAATGTCATCAAGCTGGCATCAAAGTCACAATGGTAACCGGCGATTATGGACTGACTGCGGAAGCGATCGCCCGCAATATTGGTTTGGTAACTGATAAGGTACGCGTTGTTACTGGCGAAGGTATGGGACATATCTCCGATGCCCAACTACGGCAAATTGTTAAATATCGCGAAGGCTTAGTGTTTGCGCGGATGTCGCCAGAACATAAACTGCGCCTAGTCCAAGCTTATAAAGATATCGGGGAAGTAGTAGCAGTCACAGGCGATGGAGTAAACGATGCACCTGCGCTGCGTGCCGCGAATATTGGCATTGCTATGGGACTGAACGGCACAGATGTCGCCAGAGAAGCTGCTGACATTGTACTAACAGACGACAACTTTGCCACCATTGTCGCCGCAGTTGAGCAAGGACGCTCAGTCTATCAGAACATTCGCAAGTTTATGACCTACATTTTGGCATCCAATGTTGCTGAACTTGTGCCATTTCTGTTGATGGTTACCCTCAAAATCCCGCCAGCGTTAATTATTATGCAAATTCTGATCGTGGATTTGGGAACCGATATCATACCAGCCCTGGCACTGGGTGCTGAACGTGCTGAAGCAGGTACAATGCAGATGCCGCCGCGAACTAAATCTAAACCACTGCTGGATCGTTCTTTACTGTTGCGCGCCTACTGCTTCTTAGGATTAATCGAAGCAGCTTTAGGGATGGCTGGCTTCTTCATGGTTTGGCAAAGCTACGGTTACAACTTGGCATCATTGCAAGCGATCGCACCAGCAATTCTTTCTCGCACCGCCGATCCTGCGATCGCCTTGATTTACGCTCAAGCCACTACTATGACTTTGGCAATTATTGTTGCTTGTCAAGACGGTAATGTTTTTGCTTGTCGTTCAGAACGGACTTCAATTTTGCGATTAGGATTCTTTTCTAATCCTTTTATCTGGCTGGGAATTGCCACAGAATGGACGTTGATAATCGCCATCATTGAAATCCCCCCTCTGCGGCATATCTTCTCTACTTCACCATTGACACTGTGGCAATGGTTATTTCTGTTAATCTGTCCCCCACTTTTATTAGGTGCAGAAGAATTACGTAAAACTTGGCTGCGTAAAAGACGGCGACGGAGTATTCATCTGTCGTCGATTTAA